The genomic interval GAAATAATCAGACCTGAATATACTTACAAAATACAATTTCACGGCAGAATTGAATCTTACACTGACAACTCAGGCAAAACAGTTTACAAATGGGTTGGAACAAAAGATGTAATGGCTGTTGCTTATGATGTTCCTGTACCGGGATACAATAACCACACTTGCAATAATTTAAGACTTTGGGAAGCAAAAGCAACCCATGATTTTGATTTTTCATCTTTCAACGAAGGTGATTACATCAAAGCTGTAGAAAATAAATACGAAACTGAAAATATATCCAAAGTACTATATCCAAATGATAATACAGTTGCCGGTAAGGAACTGAGACTCAAACAGCAGTATTTCTTTGTGTCTGCATCGCTTCAGGATATTATCCGGAGATATAAAGTAAATCACAGCAACTTTTCATATTTTGCCGATAAAAATACACTTCAGCTTAATGATACACATCCGGCTATTGCTATTCCCGAACTTATGCGAATACTTATTGATCAGGAAGGACTGCAGTGGGATGAAGCCTGGGCAGTTACTACAAATACATTTGCATATACTAATCACACTGTACTCAGTGAGGCATTAGAAAGATGGTCAGTCGAGTTGTTTGGAAGACTTCTACCCCGTCATCTCCAGATTGTTTTTGAGATTAACGCCAGATTTCTTTCGAAAATCAGAATGCAATATCATAATGATGTTGAAAGAATCAAACGAATGTCAATAATTGAGGAAGGTGATGATAAGAAAATCCGCATGGCACACTTAGCCATTGTTGGCAGTTTCTCTGTCAATGGTGTTGCGGCTCTGCATACAGAGATTATCAAGGCAAAAGTTTTCCCGGATTTTTACAATTGGCAGCCCTATAAATTTAACAGTAAAACAAACGGTATAACTCAGCGGCGATGGCTTAAGAAAGCAAATCCATTTTTATCTCAGGTTATTACCGAAAAAATAGGTGACGGCTGGATTACTGATTTGTACAAACTTCGGGATTTAGAAAAATACTCAAGTGACAATGATTTTCTTGAACTTATCAACGAAGCAAAATGGACTAACAAAAAGAAATTAATTTCGTATATTGAAAATAATTATAATATTAAAATTAATCCAAAATCAATATTCGATACTCAAATCAAGAGAATCCACGAATACAAACGCCAGCTTTTGAATGTAATTCATATTGTTGCATTATACAACAGAATCAAAGAAAATCCTAACGCTGATTTTGTCCCCCGGACAATGATTTTCGGGGGTAAATCTGCTCCCGGCTACCATACAGCTAAAATGATTATTAAATTGATACACTCAATCGCGGATATAATCAATAATGATCCTGATGTCGGAGATAAACTGAAAGTTGTATTCCTCAAAAATTACTCTGTTACATTAGCTGAATTAATTATACCTGCATCGGACTTATCCGAGCAGATTTCTACTGCCGGATATGAAGCATCAGGAACGGGTAATATGAAGTTCCAGCTTAATGGAGCCCTGACTATCGGTACTCTGGATGGCGCTAATATCGAAATGATGGAAGAAATGGGCAGGGAAAATATGTATATTTTTGGTCTTAATTCCGATGAGGTAGCAGAAATTCATAGAAATGGTTATAATCCTTATTATTATTATGAAACAAACCACGAACTAAAATCGGCTATTGATTTAATTAAATCAAATTATTTTAATGATTTAGAGCCCGGTATATTTGATGATTTGATGAATTCACTTCTATATCATGGTGATAAATATTGCCTTTTGGCGGATTTTGAATCATACTCAATTGCACAAAATTTCGCGGCAGAAGAATTCAATAATCAAAATTTATGGGCTCAAAAATCTCTGCTCAATATTGCAAGAGTAGGCAAATTCTCAAGTGACAGAACTATTAAGCAATATGCCGATGAAATCTGGAAAATTTCAAGTCACCCAATAATATCTACAAATGGAAAAGCGTGATTTTTTAAAAATTAGTGCGCTGGCTTCTACCGGAATCTTTATGGGTTCCGGTATTAGCTATTCGCAAAATAAAATATCAAAAAATCCTGAAATTAAAAAAATTAAGCCTAAAGCACTTAAAGCAGGCGATAAAGTAAGAATTGTCTCGCCAGGAACAGCAGTAAGTGACCCTGATGACATACAAAAAGCTACAGAAATTGTATTAGGACTTGGATTAGAGCCAATCTTTTCCAACCATTTGATTTATGGTTCCGGTTACAAAACAAGAACAATTCCTGAACGGGTTAATGATATTCATGAAGCTTTTTTGGATAAATCTGCATCAGCCGTATTTTGTATCAGAGGTGGATACGGCTCTGCCCAGCTTGTGGATTCAATTTATTACGATATAATTCGAAATAATCCGAAAGTTTTTTGCGGATACAGCGATATAACAGCACTTCATTCAGCTATAGGCAAGAAAACAGGTCTTGTTACATTTCACTCGCCTGTTTTGCTATCGCCATTCACACCTTATACTCAAGATATTTTCACTCGTATGCTATTTACACCTGACAATTTCGGTGAACTTAGAAATCCTACCGGAAAATACGGCTTAAGGGCTAGTTATCCGATAAGAACGATTATTTCAGGTATTGCTCAGGGTGAAATAACAGGTGGTAATTTGTCGCTTATAAGCTCGCTTGTTGGTACAGATTATGCTATAAATTCAAAAGGTAAAATTCTAGTTCTTGAAGATGTCGGAGAACCTCCTTACAGGATTGACAGAATGATGAACCAGTTGCGTTTGAACGGGTTGCTCGAAGATGCTGAAGGAATAATTTTTGGAAAATGCAGTGATTGTGTTGCCGGAACCCACCAATCAACATGGGATTACAGTCTTGGTGAAGTTTTGGATTTCTATCTGAAGCCACTAAATAAACCTGCTTTCTATGGATTGATGTTTGGACATACTTCTGAGCAGGCAACAATTCCTCTCGGTTGCAAGGCTCTTATGGATTCATCCTCAGGTACTCTGGATATTGTTGAGAATTGCGTAGAGTAGAACTATATTTCTATATCCATTTTTTTTAGCCATTGTCTGATTTTGACAGCCTGAGGAGATTTCGAAGGTACGGATTCAAGGTATTTTTTGAAATCCTGAGATGCCAAATCAATCTGATTATCTGATTTAAACGCCATACCTCGGTTGAGATATCCTTGATGATTATCAGGTTTGATTTCAATAGCAAGTGTAAAATCTTCAAGTGCTTTTTTGTATAGTTTGAGTCTCATAAAGGTATTACCTCTGCCGATATAAGCAGAAAACAGCTTTGGTTTTAGTGCAATTGCTCTATTAAAAAGCTTTATAGCTTCTCTGAATTGCTCGAGTGCAATATGGCAATTAGCTTTGCTGATATAAGCAGAAGCGAGTCCGGGAGAAAGCTGAAGAGCAAAGTCAAAATCATGCATCGCCTCCATATATCTTTTTTGAACAAGGTAAGTATTTCCGCGATTGTAGTATATATTGGGAGAACTTGGATTTAGTTTCAAGGCTTGAGCATAGTCATCAGAGGCTTCCTGATATTTCCTTACAGTAAAATATGTTATACCCCGATTATTATATGCATCTGCAAAATTTGGATTTATTCTTATGGATTCATTGAAATCTTTTATAGCATTGGCATACTCCTTCATTTTTAAAAATGCCAGTCCGCGATAATTATGACCCAGATATGACTCATTATTTGCATTTATTGCCTTTGTGAAATCCCGCATTGCTTCCACAATTTTGTCGGTATGACTGTGGGCAAGACCTCGGGAAATATATACCTTCTCCTGATCCGGCTCTATTTTGATTGCTTCGTTATAGTCTGCAATTGCTTTGTCATACTCAGTTTTTTCGAAGTATAAATTTCCTCGTGAGACATAAGCTAAATTCAATCCCGGGTTTAATTTAATTGCTTTACTGAAGTCTTCGACAGCCTCTTTATAATCCCTGACACGAAGTCTGCAAAGTCCTCTTTTGTATAATGCAAAAGAAAATGATGGATTCAAATCCAGTGCTTTGTTGAAATCTTCAAATGCTGTTTTTACATCATTCAAAGATAAATATGCACTGCCTCGTTTAAAATATGCAAATGCAAATGTTGGATTTAGAGATATTGAGCTGGATAAATCTGCTATCGCTGAATCATAAACGCCAATATTGTTGTATGTATTGCCTCGTTTAAAATATGCAAATGATAATCTGGGATTAATACCAATAGCTCTTGTAAAGCAATCTAATGCCTTATCAAACTCTTTTGACTTGACAAAATCATCCCCACGCTCAAGCCAGGTCTCAGCGTCCTTAATATTCTCCATCATTTTATCATTGCCGGCAGACATTACATAATATCCTTATGTATATAAATTTTAAAAATATTATATAGCAATTTTTGAACCAATATTTCTATTATATCTTCATTGTTACCAATTTTGTAAATTGTTTAAACCCAAGTAAAATTGAAAAATTACTCAATAATTACTTTGATATTACTAAATTTCTTGCTTTAATCATCAAAATGTCTTACTTTTAAAGGTCTTTGAAGTATGTTTTCTATATTTCTTTTAGAAATTTTCCAAGATGCTAAGTTTCCGAATGGGACTGAAAGGGCTGTGCTGTACTTTAATCAGTTCCTTAGTTGAAAGTAGAAAGTTATAATTTTATAATGTAGAAAGTTATAATTTTATAATGTAGAAAGTTATAATGTCGAATGTTATAAAGTTATAGAGTTGAAAGTAGAAAGTTATAATGTCGAATGTTATAAAGTTATAGAGTTGAAAGTAGAAAGTTATAATGTTGAATGTTATAAAGTTATAGAGTTGAAAGTAGAAAGTTCTAAAGTAGAAAGTTATTGAGTTCAGGAATGAAAGCCAAATCCCTCTGTCACTTCGTGACGTCTCCCATTAATAAATGAGAAAGAACAACTCAGAATGAGTTGAATATTTACAAGGAAA from Ignavibacteriota bacterium carries:
- a CDS encoding glycogen/starch/alpha-glucan phosphorylase: MPNKDNKSDSIFFTDSQNPETYSLKNQIAEHLEFRLVKDRVTATLEDIYKAVSLSVRDRMIRNWLRTQNQYYRSDVKRVYYLSMEFLMGRLLGNALTNLGFYEECHDLVQEMGYDLEAIIDVEHDMGLGNGGLGRLAACFLDSMATLELPAFGYGIRYEYGIFEQDIIKGYQVERPDNWLHYGSPWEIIRPEYTYKIQFHGRIESYTDNSGKTVYKWVGTKDVMAVAYDVPVPGYNNHTCNNLRLWEAKATHDFDFSSFNEGDYIKAVENKYETENISKVLYPNDNTVAGKELRLKQQYFFVSASLQDIIRRYKVNHSNFSYFADKNTLQLNDTHPAIAIPELMRILIDQEGLQWDEAWAVTTNTFAYTNHTVLSEALERWSVELFGRLLPRHLQIVFEINARFLSKIRMQYHNDVERIKRMSIIEEGDDKKIRMAHLAIVGSFSVNGVAALHTEIIKAKVFPDFYNWQPYKFNSKTNGITQRRWLKKANPFLSQVITEKIGDGWITDLYKLRDLEKYSSDNDFLELINEAKWTNKKKLISYIENNYNIKINPKSIFDTQIKRIHEYKRQLLNVIHIVALYNRIKENPNADFVPRTMIFGGKSAPGYHTAKMIIKLIHSIADIINNDPDVGDKLKVVFLKNYSVTLAELIIPASDLSEQISTAGYEASGTGNMKFQLNGALTIGTLDGANIEMMEEMGRENMYIFGLNSDEVAEIHRNGYNPYYYYETNHELKSAIDLIKSNYFNDLEPGIFDDLMNSLLYHGDKYCLLADFESYSIAQNFAAEEFNNQNLWAQKSLLNIARVGKFSSDRTIKQYADEIWKISSHPIISTNGKA
- a CDS encoding LD-carboxypeptidase, encoding MEKRDFLKISALASTGIFMGSGISYSQNKISKNPEIKKIKPKALKAGDKVRIVSPGTAVSDPDDIQKATEIVLGLGLEPIFSNHLIYGSGYKTRTIPERVNDIHEAFLDKSASAVFCIRGGYGSAQLVDSIYYDIIRNNPKVFCGYSDITALHSAIGKKTGLVTFHSPVLLSPFTPYTQDIFTRMLFTPDNFGELRNPTGKYGLRASYPIRTIISGIAQGEITGGNLSLISSLVGTDYAINSKGKILVLEDVGEPPYRIDRMMNQLRLNGLLEDAEGIIFGKCSDCVAGTHQSTWDYSLGEVLDFYLKPLNKPAFYGLMFGHTSEQATIPLGCKALMDSSSGTLDIVENCVE
- a CDS encoding tetratricopeptide repeat protein; protein product: MSAGNDKMMENIKDAETWLERGDDFVKSKEFDKALDCFTRAIGINPRLSFAYFKRGNTYNNIGVYDSAIADLSSSISLNPTFAFAYFKRGSAYLSLNDVKTAFEDFNKALDLNPSFSFALYKRGLCRLRVRDYKEAVEDFSKAIKLNPGLNLAYVSRGNLYFEKTEYDKAIADYNEAIKIEPDQEKVYISRGLAHSHTDKIVEAMRDFTKAINANNESYLGHNYRGLAFLKMKEYANAIKDFNESIRINPNFADAYNNRGITYFTVRKYQEASDDYAQALKLNPSSPNIYYNRGNTYLVQKRYMEAMHDFDFALQLSPGLASAYISKANCHIALEQFREAIKLFNRAIALKPKLFSAYIGRGNTFMRLKLYKKALEDFTLAIEIKPDNHQGYLNRGMAFKSDNQIDLASQDFKKYLESVPSKSPQAVKIRQWLKKMDIEI